From the genome of Uranotaenia lowii strain MFRU-FL chromosome 1, ASM2978415v1, whole genome shotgun sequence, one region includes:
- the LOC129737699 gene encoding uncharacterized protein LOC129737699 — protein sequence MVEFLEEKVFLKFSRPRIILSDNGKQFESQVFRALLSRHNIIHMKTAFYAPQVNNAERVNRVLITCVRSLLEEDHREWDKNLAAITAAINSAKHESTGVSPHFANFGRELLLHTDLYTLQDLNVSDDPKVAQEMRLSTINRIHKFIQQRIKKTHEKTKKRYDLQKRTVSFQPGELLLFDIVKSMFS from the exons ATGGTcgagtttttggaagaaaaggTGTTCCTCAAGTTCTCCAGACCTAGGATTATTCTATCAGATAACGGCAAGCAGTTCGAGTCGCAGGTGTTTCGAGCACTGCTAAGCCGTCACAACATTATCCACATGAAGACCGCTTTTTACGCACCGCAGGTCAACAACGCCGAGCGAGTGAACAGAGTTCTTATCACTTGTGTTCGATCGTTGCTGGAGGAAGATCATCGAGAGTGGGACAAGAATCTGGCCGCCATCAccgcagccatcaacagtgcgaaGCACGAATCAACCGGAGTCAGCCCGCACTTCGCCAACTTTGGAAGGGAACTTCTGTTGCACACGGACCTCTACACTCTGCAGGACTTAAACGTGTCAGACGATCCAAAGGTCGCGCAGGAGATGCGGCTATCCACGATCAACAGGATTCACAAATTCATCCAACAGCGGATCAAGAAGACCCACGAGAAGACAAAGAAGCGCTACGATCTACAAAAGCGGACTGTGTCCTTTCAACCGGGCGAGCTA ctgctgtttgaCATAGTAAAGTCTATGTTCTCATAA